The nucleotide sequence AACTTGTGTTGGTGGATTTTGGGATTTTGCATTTGGAGAGGAAGCTGGTCTCTCTAAAAAGCTTAGTAGATTTGGTTTTTGGATAGGTGCGATCTTCAGTAATCAAAATCAAAGGGATACTTAAAATTTGTTTGTGCTAAAAAAAGCATGTGGGTGTATTAAAAGCATGGACGTTTACATCATTAAATACAGCTACAGTTTAAAGAGTACAGTACTTTTCAATGATTTGCAAGGCAGAATTCAAAAATTTATACAGGCATTGGAATCATTACTTTTCCCATACCGTACAAATTGCACGAGTGTTAAAATGCAAAAGGTAATTTGGATGGTGTGAAATGTTGGTTTTATTGATATAAATCATGTGTTTAAAGTGCTATGGACACGTAGGTGCAATTTAGgctaaatatattaaaaatcatgaaattgaataaaaattcattcattaaaaattgatcattttaaacccctaattttaatattttatgcatatatttgatGATGTTGTAGCAGTTGAATATGTaattttttaatgtaaattcTATGTTTTTGAATTGTCTAGCATTAGTTTTTTGAAAGAGTCCAGCAAAACTAATTATCAGAAGTTTTGAGTCTTTACCATACCCCCTATAAAATTGTACCAGGATAAGACTTGTCATTCTTTTTGGAGAGTGTGATttcagaaaacattttaaagaattATATATAGATTTTAAAAACTAGCCTGCTCAGATTTTGAAGCTGCTTCGATTAATGTGAAAATTGCTACATGTCCATAGCACTTCAACAAATTAACAATAAGTGACAATATATCGATATTGGAAATTTCCCATACCGGCGAACCTAAGACTGTTGTTTTTAACATTTGACAAATTCCTTAAAGTTGGTCCCACTTAGGGTAAGGCAATTTAACATATAAAACAGAAAGCTACAGTAAGAGCCTATTAATGTTGTACGATTGTGTTTATATATTCCAGGAAAACTGAAGCTTGGATTTCAAGGGGATAATTTTGCTGCAGTTCTTGAAGAAGATGAACTGACATAGAGGAAGATGAAATCCTTGAATTTGCTGGCTCTACAATGATATTGCTACAAGAAGGAGAGAAGTGGACCGCAGTAGGCACGGCAATGATCGACGAGCCTGAAAATCAACAAGAGACAGCTGGTCCTTCCACCGCATCTCCTACCCCTGCTGGCAATCCGTCACCTATAATACCTCCTGCAGTGAGTTCTCCAGCTCCATCTCCATCCATTTCAGGCAGTTCTCCAGCTTCTTCTGTTGCTAGTGCTCCTGTAGCTGTTTTATCGTCACAATCTACAACAACATCCACAAAGCAAGAGGCTTCAGTTCAGAAATGTGAGTGTTTGGTTCAGTAAAAAATTTGGTGCTGAAAATCTTGATTTTCACCTTTTCAccaccaataaaaaaaaaatttaattgtAATAAATTACTTCGCTTAGTAAGTGGAAATCATGATTACTTTATGATTACTTTACAATAACTTTGATAACAAGAGTGAGCAGCAGGAAATATTGAAAAGAGGAAATAGGCATAGACCTTTGATAGCCGTAAGCAGTTGCAGACTTGCAGTGCAGTACCATTACGCTGAAACATGATATAAACCTAATCCTGGGCCTACAGTATAAAACATAATTTCTCATTGTCAAGACTCTCACATGTATCAAGTGTTACATTGAAAGTTTCAAAAATCGAGTAACTTTGGAAAGTTATTGTAAAGGATCATATTGTAATTTTAGCacaataaataacattttagttttattgCAATGTCGATAAGATTACATTTGTAACATTGCAAAGCTGCTGCTTGCACTACATTTTGAGTTAAAATAATTGGTGATAGTATTTTATGTGTGTTGTTATAAAGTTTGTTTAATACCAAGTAGCAAACTGGTAACATATATTGAGCAGTAcaccactttttacttttattgtaGCACGTACAGTTGTGTTTAGTCTGCCGGTGTTTTCCAGTTTGGTGGAGCAGCATTTGAAAGCTGGGACCCCTCAAGTGATCTGCACCAGACTAGTTGCAGAATGTGCACATTACTGTATGGACACGGGGCAAATGCAATCGAGTCAAGATTATCAGATGTTGGGGAAAATGATGCATGCTATGTATCCCTCAATTGCAGCTGAAGGAGTTAAACCTTGGGTAAGAACCTTAGTCTGTTTatagttacagtactgtatcagCCTCGGGGAAATTGAACATGGATGTGCCCATAATTTTATGAGTGCAGGCCGTGTTGACATGACTTTTCAGCAGCCTTTGGTGGTTGCCTGAGCATGCTGTGAAAGTAATACTTCAAACTGTCTGGGGTCCAGGGTCCTTCTTATGGGTGCTGGGTGGGGGTCTAGGGGGGAAAACAGGtgcatttttgcatttctgAGGTTACATAATGGATgaacagaaatttttttttactttctatgAGAAATTTGTATAAGAGTTTACCGGgatcaaatgaaaatatagtGCTGGGCGAAAATGgcaatttttgaaaatgtgttggGCAGAAATGGCCATTGGCACATCCCTGTGGACAACACCCAGCAACTAATGTACTTGTAAATGTACATAGCTGCATAGATTATTGCAATGTCCTCCTTAGGGGGTGTTTTTTTCAAGGCTTGTCACAAGTAACAACAGTTATACTCCATCcctttatctactgcaaaatCTTAATTGCCTAGCtgtctatatatttaattaaattgaatCCCCATTGAATTCCCTCTTAAAATTTTGCATAAGGCCATCCTAAAATTATTCTTGGTTTGGAGTAACATAGTGGATTGAAAAAACTTGGGTAGGTGGgtaggcatttttttttggtttaaccAAACTTCAAAATTTTGTATACTTTTTACACACAgtaaaatgatttgattttaaaatgacagaattttttttcagtAGGTAGGAATTTTGGGTAGGTAGGGTTACTCCAAACAAATAATTCTTTAAGGATGGCCGAATATTTCTACATTCAGCCTCTGCACAATGTCGTATCTGTTCTCTtttcattccattttttttttctaccagCTCCAGGTTATGAAATTGATTAATGATTTATTGTATTATAGtatttgttaatgaatttttacttttttattcatCTGTAGAGCCTCTTCACCTCAAACGTCAGCCAGAGGATCCGCCACATGCGCTGGCGGGAGAATAAGAAATCCAATCCAGGCACTGAAAAACGCACAGACAAGACCCCAACAACAACAGAAAGCCCCACCTTCAACAAAAGAAGAAAGCTAATGGACTCGTCTGCAGGACAGCTGGCAGAAGCTGAATACCAGTTGCACCTGACGGAAATTCAGAAGGAGTGGCAGAAGCCAGCTGTCAAGAGGTCAGAGACACATCAAAGGCCTTCTGAAGGAAACGTTTCAAAACCGGCGCCAGTGGATAAGAAATTTACCAGATGCCACCATACGGCCAATTGTTGACAAATTTCCTTGTCTGCAGGATGGAACCTATGTAAGTAATGCTCTCATTTGATGATTGTAACTTCCGATTAATATTTTAAGCTTTTAAATTTTTTCCCTCTCCCAGATTAAACAATGGACAGATGTTTGTGTGGATTGATTCCACCAAGCTTTTAAGCATAAGAAAAGTTAGTGATGCCGCTACTTGACAAAGTTAATTACAAAGAAAACTATTTCATGCCAAATAAATACATCCAATTAATGACAACTTATATATAGGTATGACTATGACATAAGCAGTTGCATGAAATTTCTGGATAAAAGATTGAACTCGCGTGtttcattcattaattttgCCGTGGTATACATTCCCATTTTAAAATCAACTACATTCATGTTGTGTTGCTTAATTTTCACACTTTTTACTTTCCATAAAATCACTATGATGtatttttttgacaaattttgattTCTTGTTATTTGGAGACTTCTTTGCCTTTGTACTTCATGCCTTTTAAGGCCACTGTGATACCTCAAATTTTATGGCAAGAAAGATGGGGCATGCAGTCTGCTTTCTTTGAAAGTCGGGGCATGGCCCCGACTTTCAAAGCTTGTGGAGCTTGATAGCAATGGTATCTC is from Apostichopus japonicus isolate 1M-3 chromosome 16, ASM3797524v1, whole genome shotgun sequence and encodes:
- the LOC139981923 gene encoding uncharacterized protein: MILLQEGEKWTAVGTAMIDEPENQQETAGPSTASPTPAGNPSPIIPPAVSSPAPSPSISGSSPASSVASAPVAVLSSQSTTTSTKQEASVQKSRTVVFSLPVFSSLVEQHLKAGTPQVICTRLVAECAHYCMDTGQMQSSQDYQMLGKMMHAMYPSIAAEGVKPWSLFTSNVSQRIRHMRWRENKKSNPGTEKRTDKTPTTTESPTFNKRRKLMDSSAGQLAEAEYQLHLTEIQKEWQKPAVKRSETHQRPSEGNVSKPAPVDKKFTRCHHTANC